AGGATCTACCCGCTCGTAAGTGAGCTCGCCGCTGACGGGATCCCCGTGGCGGTGACCTGCCGGGTACTCAAGCTCGCCCGCCAGCCTTACTACCGCTGGCGGGCCAATCCCATCACCGACGCCGAGCTTGTAGAGGCCTACCGTGCCAACGCCCTGTTTGACGCCCACAAGGACGATCCAGAGTTCGGGTACCGCTACCTGGTCGAAGAGGCCCGCGATGTCGGCGAGCCGATGGCCGAGCGCACCGCCTGGCGGATCTGCTCAGAGCATCGGTTGTGGAGCGTGTTCGGAAAGAAACGCGGCAAGAATGGCAAAGTCGGGCCACCGGTCCACGATGATCTTGTCGAGCGCGACTTCACCGCAGCGGCGCCAAATCAGTTGTGGCTCAGCGATATCACCGAGCATCGGACCGGTGAGGGCAAGCTCTATCACTGCGCGATCAAGGACGTGTTCTCCAACCGCATCGTCGGGTATTCGATTGACTCCCGGATGAAGTCGCGTTTGGCGACCACCGCCCTTCACAGCGCGGCGGCCCGTCGAGGCGAAGTTGCCGGGTGCATAGTCCACACCGACCGCGGATCTCAGTTCAGGTCAAGACGATTCGTTCACGCTTTAGGTCGCTATGAGATGGTTGGTTCGATGGGACGCGTCGGGGCGGCCGGCGACAATGCCACCATCGAGAGCTTCTTCAGCCTGCTATCAGAAGAACGTCCTCGACCGGCGCCGCTGGGACACCCGGGAAGAACTACCGATCGCGATCGTCACATGGATCGAACGGACCTACCATCGTCGCCGGCGCCAAGCCAGTCTCGGGCGGTTGACCGGCGATCGAATTCGAAGCAATTATGACCACACCGGCCAGTCAGGCCGCGTGACCGAAACTGTCACCTGATCGTGCAGCAGACCCGGCATCGCGGCGGTCAGCTTGGTGCGGAGAAACCGCACCGGGGCTGTTTCGATAACCGACCATGTGCCTGCGCGGATACGAACGACCTTCCCGTCGGTGCGTCCGGTGTCGATGTAGCTACTTCCTTGGTGGTCGGCGATACGGAGGTACAGCTTCTCGGGTGTCTGGCTGGCGGCAAGGCCTTCGAGGATCAGGGTGGCGTCGGTGAGGGCTTGGCCGCCGGCGACGGTGCCTGTCTCAGCGAAGTAGCGGGAGGCGAGTTCGGCGCGTAGGCCGGCCTTTCCGGCACGTAGCAACATCGACAGATGAGGGCGAGTTCGGTCTGCGCCGAAGGGCTCTCCGTCCTCGGAGACACCAAGGACGTACCGTTCTTGGGCCATGCCAACCAGACGAGCTGCGACTGACTTCTTGTCGGCTACTGCGTTGGTGCTCATTGCTTTTCCTGCCTGTGCTGCTTCTGCTGGCCGGTCTGGCGGGTTATTCTCATAGGGAACTCCCGTGTTGAGTGAGCGGGCGGTTCGAGCGGAAGACCTCGGCTAGGCCCCGAGGTCTTTCCCATAGGTTGAGGTCACGCGGCGTCGCCGCCACCCCTCCGGGTTGCATTCTCGCGCTGCGAGATCCATCGCAGAACCTCCTCCCGCCGGTACACGACTCGGCGGCCCAGCGTGAAGCTCGCCGGCCCAATGTTCGAATGCCGCCAATACCTCAGCGTGCCGACCGGAACGCCGGTCATGTCCGAGACTTCCTTCGCTCCTATCAGTTCCATCTGATTCCTCCTCAATCAAGGTCGGTTGGGTTGAGCCAACAGTGACGGTGGACGCGCCGATGTGTCCACCACGACAGCCACATTGGCTAGAAACCCGTACCTTCTCGGTGCGATGCGGAGGCCGTACTTGCTGCGAGGAACCGTGGGCGGCGTCAGTGCTGCATGTCCCGATAGGCACCTCCGCCGCACGGCCCACGGCCCACGGCCGACGGGGCGAGCCGTGGTTTGCCGCATCGGGGGTACCGAATGCTGCGGTAGCCTCAAATGGCTACGGGGGTGACATGGGAAAAGACTTGGATGTGGACGCCGGCGGGTTGACGTCGGCTGCAGCTGACAGCGTCGCTGTCGCCGCTGATGTGCTCGCTGATGGCTTTGACGGTCCGGTGAGTGATCGCCCGAGTGGTGCGGGAATCGCCGCATTTGAAGCGGCAAGTGCCACCGCACGTACGCGCGTTTCTGGTCGTATCGCAGGTCAGGCCGGTGATGTCGCTGCGGCAGGTGATCGCTATGACGCGACGGACGGGGGCAGTGCCGACGCTATCGCGGTGACCATGTGAGCCCTGCGGCCGCACCGATGGGTGTACCCAGCAGGTCGGACGTCGAGGCCTGGGACAGTTCAGACCTCGATGCTGCCGCTACCCGCTGGCGGACGGTGGCAGGTGCACTGGAATCCGCGTTCGAGCAGCACAGGCAGAACATCCTGACCCCCGGTGGCACCACATGGGAAGGTGACGCCAAAGATGCCGCTCTGGACCGAGTAACCGCGGATACTTCGGTCGTACGGCGTCATGGCGATATGCATCGTGAGGTTGCCGATATCGCCACGCGCGGCAGCGAGGACATCCGGGGTGCTCGCAGTCGAGTGCTCGAAGCGATCGCCGAAGCCGAACAGGACGACTTCACCGTAGGTGAGGACCTCTCGGTAACCGACAACCGTGCCTACGACGAGGAGACTGCTGCCGCCCGCATGACCGCTGCGACCGAGCACGCGGAATTCATCCGGTGGCGCGCTGAGCAGCTCGTCGCCACTGACGCCCTGATCGGCCAGCAGCTTGAAGCGACCGCTACTGAATTGGAAGGAATTCGGTTCGAGGGCGAACA
Above is a window of Mycolicibacterium baixiangningiae DNA encoding:
- a CDS encoding helix-turn-helix transcriptional regulator, encoding MELIGAKEVSDMTGVPVGTLRYWRHSNIGPASFTLGRRVVYRREEVLRWISQRENATRRGGGDAA